A section of the Mycolicibacterium anyangense genome encodes:
- the smc gene encoding chromosome segregation protein SMC, producing the protein MYLKSLTLKGFKSFASSTTLRFEPGITCVVGPNGSGKSNVVDALTWVMGEQGAKTLRGGKMEDVIFAGTSSRAPLGRAEVTLTIDNSDNALPIEYSEVSITRRMFRDGAGEYEINGSSCRLMDIQELLSDSGIGREMHVIVGQGRLSQILESRPEDRRAFIEEAAGVLKHRKRKEKAVRKLDSMAANLARLTDLTTELRRQLKPLGRQAEMARRAQTIQADLRDARLRLAADDLVARRTEFAGADSTETTLRREHDEAAERLAAATEALAAHEAAVATLSERTDAAQQAWFRLSALAERVSATVRIASERAQYLDTEPTASTGPDPDRLEAEANEVAAREQKLQAELAEARTRLEAARADLTEKERAAAEAERAHMAAVRAEADRREGLARLAGQVETKRARVESIDDGVVRLTTAIEEAAARAQQAKAEFETVQGRVGELDQGEVGLDEQHDRSIAALRLADERVAELQTAERAAERQVASLRARIDALAVGLERKDGAAWLVQNRGGAGLFGTIAKLVKVHTGYEVALAAVLGAAADAVAADDFDAARSAVRALKEADGGRAAIVLGDWPVRPGSDSAPLPGGAHWAVDLVDAPPRLQGAMSAMLADVAVVEDLAAALDLVAARPVLRAATLDGDLVGAGWVSGGSDRKPSTLEIASEIDKAKAELAAAETQVEELSAALAGALSEQANRQDLAEQALAALNESDAAISAIYEQLGRLGQDARAAEQEWRRQLAQRDELEASRVQTVEELTALEGRLAAAQETQSVVEDGPVDRQQMQAAAEGARAIEVEARLAVRTAEERANAVRGRADSLRRAAAAEREARIRAQRARAARAHAATVAAAVAESGRTVAERLGGIVAAASQRRDALAAERQDRATAMAAAREEVTALNSRITALTDSLHRDEVAKAQAALRIEQLEEMVLEQFGMAADDLVAEYGPEVALPPSELEMAEYEQAKERGEQVMAPAPMPFDRPTQERRAKRAEKELAELGRVNPLALEEFAALEERYNFLATQLEDVKAARKDLLDVIADVDTRILQVFAEAYADVEREFEQVFATLFPGGEGRLLLTDPNDLLTTGVEVEARPPGKKVKRLSLLSGGEKSLTAVAMLVAIFRARPSPFYVMDEVEAALDDVNLRRLIGLFEQLRDQSQLIVITHQKPTMEVADALYGVTMQGDGITTVISQRLRGQELVATPT; encoded by the coding sequence GTGTACCTCAAGAGTCTGACGCTGAAGGGCTTCAAATCCTTCGCCTCGTCGACGACTCTGCGCTTCGAACCGGGCATCACCTGCGTGGTCGGTCCCAACGGCTCCGGTAAGTCCAACGTCGTCGATGCCCTGACCTGGGTGATGGGCGAGCAGGGCGCCAAGACTCTGCGCGGCGGCAAGATGGAGGACGTCATCTTCGCCGGTACGTCGTCCCGAGCCCCGCTGGGTCGCGCCGAGGTCACCCTGACCATCGACAACTCCGACAACGCGCTGCCGATCGAGTACTCCGAGGTGTCCATCACCCGCCGGATGTTCCGTGACGGCGCCGGTGAGTACGAGATCAACGGCAGCAGCTGCCGGCTGATGGACATTCAGGAGCTGCTGTCGGACTCGGGCATCGGCCGCGAGATGCACGTCATCGTGGGTCAGGGCCGGCTGTCGCAGATCCTCGAGTCGCGCCCGGAGGACCGCCGAGCCTTCATCGAGGAAGCCGCCGGCGTGCTCAAGCACCGCAAGCGCAAGGAAAAAGCGGTCCGCAAGCTGGACTCGATGGCGGCGAACCTGGCCCGGCTGACCGACCTGACCACCGAGCTGCGCCGCCAGCTCAAGCCGCTCGGCCGGCAGGCCGAGATGGCGCGTCGAGCCCAGACCATCCAGGCCGACCTCCGCGATGCGCGGCTGCGGCTGGCGGCCGACGACCTGGTGGCCCGGCGCACCGAGTTCGCCGGCGCCGACAGCACCGAGACCACGCTGCGCCGCGAGCACGACGAGGCTGCCGAGCGCCTCGCCGCGGCCACCGAGGCGCTGGCCGCCCACGAAGCGGCGGTCGCGACACTCTCGGAGCGCACCGATGCCGCCCAGCAGGCCTGGTTCCGGCTCTCGGCGCTGGCCGAGCGGGTCAGCGCGACAGTGCGCATCGCCAGCGAGCGCGCCCAGTACCTGGACACCGAGCCGACTGCCAGCACCGGTCCCGATCCTGACCGGCTGGAGGCCGAGGCCAACGAGGTCGCCGCGCGCGAACAGAAGCTGCAGGCCGAGCTGGCCGAGGCGCGCACCCGGCTGGAGGCCGCCCGCGCCGACCTGACCGAGAAGGAACGTGCCGCGGCCGAGGCCGAGCGCGCCCACATGGCTGCCGTCCGCGCCGAGGCTGATCGCCGAGAAGGATTGGCGCGCTTGGCCGGTCAGGTGGAGACGAAGCGCGCCCGGGTCGAGTCGATCGACGACGGCGTGGTCCGGCTGACCACTGCCATCGAAGAGGCCGCCGCGCGCGCGCAGCAGGCCAAGGCCGAGTTCGAGACGGTGCAGGGGCGGGTCGGTGAACTCGACCAGGGTGAGGTCGGCCTGGACGAACAGCACGACCGCAGCATCGCCGCGCTGCGACTGGCCGACGAGCGGGTCGCGGAATTGCAGACCGCCGAGCGGGCGGCCGAGCGTCAGGTGGCCTCACTGCGGGCCCGGATCGACGCGCTGGCCGTGGGCCTCGAACGTAAGGACGGCGCGGCCTGGCTGGTGCAGAACCGCGGGGGCGCCGGACTTTTCGGCACCATTGCCAAGCTGGTCAAGGTGCATACCGGCTACGAGGTGGCGCTGGCGGCGGTGCTGGGTGCGGCGGCCGACGCCGTTGCCGCCGACGACTTCGACGCCGCCCGATCGGCAGTGCGTGCGCTGAAGGAGGCCGACGGCGGCCGTGCGGCGATCGTGTTGGGGGACTGGCCTGTTCGGCCCGGAAGTGACAGCGCGCCACTTCCCGGCGGAGCGCACTGGGCCGTCGATCTGGTGGATGCTCCGCCGCGGCTGCAGGGCGCGATGAGCGCAATGCTCGCCGACGTCGCCGTCGTCGAGGACCTCGCTGCGGCCTTGGATCTGGTGGCGGCTCGTCCCGTGCTGCGCGCCGCGACGCTCGACGGCGATCTGGTGGGTGCTGGCTGGGTCAGCGGGGGCTCGGACCGCAAGCCGAGCACGCTGGAGATCGCCTCCGAAATCGACAAGGCCAAAGCAGAACTCGCCGCGGCCGAGACGCAGGTTGAGGAGTTGTCCGCCGCACTGGCCGGTGCGCTGAGCGAGCAGGCCAACCGGCAGGACCTCGCGGAGCAGGCGCTGGCCGCGCTCAACGAGTCCGATGCGGCGATCTCGGCGATCTACGAACAGCTCGGCAGGCTCGGACAGGATGCCCGCGCCGCCGAGCAGGAGTGGCGTCGCCAGCTCGCTCAGCGCGACGAGCTCGAGGCCAGCCGGGTGCAGACCGTCGAGGAGCTGACGGCGCTGGAGGGCCGGCTCGCCGCGGCTCAGGAGACGCAGAGCGTCGTCGAGGACGGGCCGGTGGACCGCCAGCAGATGCAGGCCGCAGCCGAGGGTGCGCGGGCGATCGAGGTGGAAGCCCGGCTGGCCGTTCGGACCGCCGAGGAGCGGGCGAATGCCGTTCGCGGACGGGCTGATTCGCTTCGCCGCGCCGCCGCCGCCGAACGCGAGGCCCGGATCCGTGCGCAGCGAGCCCGTGCCGCCAGAGCCCACGCCGCGACCGTCGCCGCTGCGGTGGCAGAGTCCGGCCGCACGGTCGCCGAGCGGCTGGGGGGGATTGTCGCGGCGGCCTCACAGCGTCGCGATGCGCTGGCCGCCGAACGGCAGGACCGGGCTACCGCGATGGCCGCCGCACGCGAGGAAGTCACCGCTCTGAACAGTCGGATCACCGCGCTGACGGACTCGCTGCACCGCGACGAGGTGGCCAAGGCCCAGGCGGCGCTGCGGATCGAACAGCTCGAGGAGATGGTGCTCGAACAGTTCGGGATGGCAGCCGACGACCTGGTCGCCGAGTACGGGCCCGAGGTGGCGCTGCCGCCCTCGGAGCTCGAGATGGCCGAATACGAGCAGGCGAAGGAGCGCGGCGAACAGGTGATGGCCCCGGCGCCGATGCCCTTCGACCGGCCCACCCAGGAACGTCGCGCCAAGCGGGCCGAAAAAGAGCTCGCCGAACTGGGCCGAGTGAACCCGCTGGCGCTGGAGGAGTTTGCAGCGCTGGAGGAGCGCTACAACTTCCTGGCCACCCAACTCGAAGACGTCAAGGCCGCCCGTAAGGACCTGCTGGACGTGATCGCCGACGTCGACACCCGGATCCTGCAAGTGTTCGCCGAGGCCTATGCCGACGTCGAGCGTGAGTTCGAGCAGGTGTTCGCGACCTTGTTCCCGGGCGGCGAGGGCCGACTGCTGCTCACCGACCCCAATGATCTGCTGACCACCGGTGTCGAGGTGGAGGCGCGCCCGCCGGGCAAGAAGGTCAAGCGGCTGTCGCTGCTGTCCGGTGGCGAGAAGTCGCTGACCGCGGTGGCGATGCTGGTGGCGATCTTCCGCGCCCGCCCGTCCCCGTTCTACGTGATGGACGAGGTCGAGGCCGCCCTCGACGACGTCAACCTGCGCCGCCTGATCGGGTTGTTCGAGCAGCTACGCGACCAGTCCCAGCTGATCGTGATCACCCACCAGAAGCCGACCATGGAGGTCGCCGATGCGCTCTACGGCGTCACCATGCAGGGCGACGGCATCACCACCGTGATCTCGCAGCGCCTGCGCGGCCAGGAACTGGTCGCCACCCCGACCTAG
- a CDS encoding phosphotransferase family protein: protein MTDDVPLDQVRGWLAARLGGPLELAARGRPGSGFSADNLIFTATVGERTTTHVLRVDSPHAQPYPEQSAGLGTGVALQSAVMQAVGRWAPVAPVLGVEHDAAVLGAPFLVMDFVDGVVPKETPPYTAEGFYLDADPELRTAMITHGLQALAAVHAVPWRDGELAVLDVATEAPGSARQLELWSSHLRKGLRGRGAHIFDTALDRLRSTLPAQPAAEDVVLLWGDARLGNIIWDPARGTVRALTDFEGAALGERELDLGWWLMADRWMHEGSGAARLAGEPTRAEQVAIYESAAGHLVAPLDWYELFAAYRFATTVVFVMNQWEQAGALPADHTIWRDNPATELIAAILADGAPS from the coding sequence ATGACCGACGACGTGCCGCTCGATCAGGTACGGGGCTGGCTGGCCGCCCGGCTCGGCGGTCCGCTCGAGCTGGCGGCCCGCGGTCGTCCCGGCAGCGGGTTCTCGGCGGACAACCTGATCTTCACCGCGACCGTGGGGGAGCGCACCACGACCCATGTGTTGCGGGTCGACTCGCCCCACGCGCAGCCCTATCCGGAGCAGTCCGCCGGTCTGGGCACCGGGGTGGCCCTGCAATCGGCTGTCATGCAGGCCGTGGGCCGCTGGGCCCCGGTGGCACCGGTTCTCGGGGTGGAGCACGACGCCGCGGTCCTGGGCGCTCCGTTCCTGGTGATGGATTTCGTCGACGGGGTCGTGCCCAAGGAGACTCCGCCGTACACCGCAGAAGGCTTCTACCTCGACGCCGACCCCGAACTCCGGACGGCGATGATCACCCACGGGCTGCAGGCGCTGGCGGCCGTCCACGCCGTGCCCTGGCGCGACGGCGAGCTGGCGGTTCTCGACGTAGCCACCGAGGCGCCCGGTTCCGCCCGTCAGCTCGAACTCTGGAGCAGTCACCTGCGCAAGGGTTTACGGGGTCGTGGCGCCCACATCTTCGACACCGCGCTGGATCGGCTGCGCTCGACGTTGCCGGCTCAACCCGCCGCGGAGGACGTCGTGCTGCTGTGGGGAGACGCCCGGCTGGGCAACATCATCTGGGACCCGGCGCGGGGCACTGTGCGCGCCCTGACCGACTTCGAGGGTGCCGCGCTAGGGGAGCGTGAGCTGGACCTGGGCTGGTGGCTGATGGCCGACCGCTGGATGCACGAGGGTTCCGGGGCGGCCCGGCTGGCCGGTGAACCCACCCGCGCCGAGCAGGTGGCGATCTACGAATCCGCCGCCGGACACCTTGTGGCCCCACTCGACTGGTACGAATTGTTTGCGGCCTACCGATTCGCCACCACCGTGGTCTTCGTGATGAACCAGTGGGAGCAGGCCGGCGCGCTGCCCGCCGACCACACCATCTGGCGTGACAATCCCGCCACCGAACTCATTGCGGCGATCCTCGCGGACGGGGCGCCGTCGTGA